One Clavelina lepadiformis chromosome 1, kaClaLepa1.1, whole genome shotgun sequence genomic region harbors:
- the LOC143461787 gene encoding uncharacterized protein LOC143461787 — protein MRNYILCVFILSCAVQVYSQGCSGLFGRFDPDCRLSKRPEATNKPPHTQPPRTQPPRTQPPRTQPPRTQPPRTQPPRTQPPRTEPPQKPTCKERKWGPCDTSKSPFMQKTVDKCRPEKERVCKDGALLASLLIDSIVQPPSPTTGGSQTVAASFEVGAIGARNLNLGNEEEEEETCTELRGENGQVIGGKCSSGSSTGDRRKRSTQTPKQTKRDLLIMLDESGSVGPERFELLKRMAAAIVKLLCDQIRVHRSYTRVSILSFDRQIELHVRLRDNYRLDYDANFLAKHIIKNIRYKHHSAGSTCLNNALRYAWNVALSNRYGGRRGQRDVEQDIILITDGCANCVGHNPKEDIRQTARFLRQQGVHTYVIGVNLKNNCKDILRILAQGGRCFHFFYLDDWQYDVSEFLYQLENPPQDVCLNVFERPDGQCLAPLGK, from the exons ATGAGgaattatattttatgtgtttttattttgtcctgTGCGGTGCAGGTCTACTCACAAGGCTGCAGCGGCCTCTTTGGTCGGTTCGACCCCGATTGTA GATTAAGTAAGCGGCCAGAGGCAACAAATAAACCTCCGCACACTCAACCTCCACGAACTCAACCTCCACGAACTCAACCTCCACGAACTCAACCTCCGCGAACTCAACCTCCACGAACTCAACCTCCACGAACTCAACCTCCAAGAACCGAACCTCCACAAAAACCAACGTGCAAAGAACGAAAGTGGGGTCCTTGCGATACCTCAAAAAGCCCATTTATGCAAAAGACAGTAGATAAATGTCGCCCAGAAA AAGAAAGGGTATGTAAAGATGGAGCTCTTCTAGCATCGCTTCTCATCGACAGCATCGTCCAACCTCCTTCGCCAACAACTGGAGGATCTCAGACGGTGGCTGCCTCGTTTGAAGTGGGGGCAATTGGAGCAAGAAATCTTAATTTAGGcaacgaagaagaagaagaagagacGTGTACTGAACTGAGAGGTGAAAACGGACAAGTGATTGGTGGCAAATGTAGCTCAGGCAGCTCCACCGGCGACCGCAGAAAGCGTTCG ACCCAGACtcccaaacaaacaaaacgtGATCTTCTCATAATGCTGGATGAAAGTGGAAGTGTTGGACCTGAACGATTTGAATTGCTGAAGAGGATGGCAGCAGCCATCGTGAAAT TGCTTTGTGATCAAATTCGAGTCCATCGAAGTTACACTCGAGTGTCGATACTTTCTTTTGATCGACAAATTGAGTTGCATGTTCGTTTGAGGGATAACTATCGTCTGGACTACGACGCAAACTTTCTCGCCAAACATATTATCAAAAACATTAG ATACAAGCATCATTCTGCTGGAAGTACATGCCTTAATAATGCACTCCGGTATGCTTGGAATGTAGCTCTGTCGAATAGATACGGAGGCAGAAGAGGACAAAGGGATGTGGAGCAAGACATCATTCTCATCACTGATGG GTGCGCCAACTGTGTCGGCCATAACCCTAAAGAAGACATACGACAGacagcaagatttttgcgccAGCAAGGAGTCCATACATATGTTATAGGAGtcaacttaaaaaataattgcaaggACATACTACGG ATTTTAGCTCAGGGAGGAAGATGCTTCCATTTCTTCTACTTGGACGATTGGCAATACGACGTCAGTGAATTTTTGTATCAGCTTGAGAACCCTCCTCAGGATGTCTGCTTGAACGTTTTCGAGAGACCAGACGGCCAATGTTTGGCCCCTCTTGGAAAATGA